A DNA window from Providencia huaxiensis contains the following coding sequences:
- the fruK gene encoding 1-phosphofructokinase, which yields MTRRVATITLNPAYDLVGLCSTIEVGEVNLVKTASLNAGGKGVNVAKVLRDLGIDITVSGFMGKDNQEEFQHFFSENGMANRFSMVPGRTRINVKLTENNGESTDFNFSGFEVSKEDWNRFSTESLNWLGHFDMVVVSGSLPSGIDPEEFTRWMTRLRQLCPCIIFDSSREALKAGLKASPWLVKPNRHELESWVGRKLPDLQEVVAAAHELRDKGISHVVISLGEEGALWVNASGSWLAKPPHCEVISTVGAGDSMVAGLAYGLLNGESSEHTLRMATAISALSVSQPDVGLKNRNKLADMMAKIEMKSL from the coding sequence ATGACTCGCCGGGTTGCTACAATTACATTAAATCCTGCTTACGACCTTGTGGGCTTATGCTCTACTATCGAAGTTGGTGAAGTCAATTTAGTCAAAACCGCTAGCCTCAATGCGGGTGGTAAAGGTGTCAATGTCGCAAAAGTGCTCCGTGACTTAGGTATTGATATCACTGTTAGTGGTTTTATGGGAAAGGATAACCAAGAAGAATTCCAACATTTTTTCAGTGAAAATGGTATGGCTAATCGCTTTAGTATGGTGCCAGGGCGTACACGAATTAACGTGAAACTCACTGAAAATAACGGGGAATCGACTGATTTCAATTTTTCAGGTTTTGAGGTTAGTAAAGAAGATTGGAACCGCTTCTCGACAGAGTCGCTCAATTGGTTAGGCCATTTCGATATGGTTGTGGTGAGCGGAAGTTTACCGAGTGGTATTGACCCAGAAGAATTTACTCGCTGGATGACTCGCCTTCGCCAATTATGTCCATGTATTATTTTTGATAGTAGCCGAGAAGCTTTGAAGGCAGGTTTAAAAGCATCTCCATGGTTAGTAAAACCTAATCGTCATGAGTTAGAAAGCTGGGTTGGCCGAAAACTTCCTGATTTACAAGAGGTCGTGGCCGCAGCGCATGAATTAAGAGACAAAGGGATTTCCCATGTGGTCATATCGTTAGGGGAAGAAGGGGCCCTTTGGGTTAACGCTTCGGGCTCTTGGCTTGCAAAACCACCCCATTGTGAAGTGATAAGCACTGTTGGTGCCGGTGATTCCATGGTGGCAGGGTTAGCTTATGGGTTACTTAACGGTGAATCCAGTGAGCACACGTTACGTATGGCGACAGCGATTTCCGCGCTATCCGTTTCTCAGCCAGATGTCGGTTTAAAAAATAGAAACAAATTAGCGGATATGATGGCTAAAATTGAAATGAAGTCGTTATAG
- a CDS encoding nucleotide triphosphate diphosphatase NUDT15 — protein MSEPTNVVVGVGVIITNKCGQILMGKRSSKHAPYWSIFGGHVDPGESFETCAIREIKEEIGIDIQTPTVFGISNNLQTYQQEGKHTVSICMHVEYSGDVEPRIMEADKCENLMWVSPDNLPEPHFEASRNAVDLWLTQRFYHQSA, from the coding sequence ATGTCTGAGCCTACCAACGTCGTCGTGGGTGTCGGTGTTATAATCACTAACAAATGTGGGCAAATTTTGATGGGCAAACGCAGCAGTAAACATGCGCCCTATTGGTCTATTTTCGGAGGGCATGTTGACCCAGGTGAATCATTTGAAACCTGTGCCATCCGCGAAATAAAAGAAGAGATTGGTATTGATATTCAAACTCCCACCGTTTTTGGCATCAGCAACAATTTACAGACTTATCAACAAGAAGGTAAACATACCGTTTCTATTTGTATGCATGTTGAATATAGCGGTGATGTGGAGCCTCGAATTATGGAAGCAGACAAATGTGAAAACCTAATGTGGGTTTCACCTGATAACCTCCCAGAACCGCATTTTGAAGCTAGCCGCAATGCCGTAGACCTCTGGCTAACACAACGCTTCTATCACCAAAGCGCCTAA
- the mtr gene encoding tryptophan permease, producing the protein MAIDGTTQQKNPSILGGAMIIAGTAVGAGMFSIPMVTSGVWFTGSVILLIYTFVCMLLSGLMILEANMNYPAGASFHTMVKDLLGSTWNSINGLSVTFVLYILTYAYISAGSSIIAANLSEKIQLPQAGAGFIFAFIVAFFVWLSTRAVDRLSTILIGGMVLTFIMSIGGMISTASPAILFNQTEQSESQYLPYALAALPYLLTSFGYHGNVPGLVKYYNKDSRSVVKSLVYGATITVVIYILWQYAIQGNIPRTSFIEIRENGNNIDALLAQMNISTKSSFISQFLNLFSYMALASSFLGVSLGLFDFIADFFKFEDNKFGRLKSVAVTFLPPTILALIFPNGFIYAIGFAGLAATIWAVIVPALMAKASRKRYPNNSYRAPGGSFIIGFVILFGLVNAVAHLLSLSGLLPIY; encoded by the coding sequence ATGGCTATTGATGGAACAACACAACAAAAAAATCCTTCTATATTGGGAGGTGCTATGATCATCGCCGGTACTGCAGTCGGTGCTGGTATGTTTTCTATTCCTATGGTGACTTCTGGCGTTTGGTTCACAGGTTCCGTCATACTGTTAATTTATACCTTTGTTTGCATGTTACTTTCTGGGCTAATGATTTTAGAAGCTAATATGAATTATCCAGCGGGTGCTAGTTTCCATACGATGGTAAAGGATTTATTAGGTTCGACTTGGAATTCAATTAACGGCTTATCCGTCACTTTTGTGCTTTATATACTCACTTATGCCTATATTTCTGCAGGCAGCTCTATCATCGCAGCAAACTTGTCAGAAAAAATACAGTTACCACAAGCGGGTGCAGGCTTTATTTTTGCCTTTATTGTGGCTTTTTTTGTATGGCTTTCTACGCGTGCTGTCGATAGGTTAAGTACCATTTTAATTGGCGGGATGGTGCTCACCTTTATTATGTCAATCGGTGGAATGATTTCCACTGCATCGCCCGCAATTTTATTTAACCAGACTGAGCAAAGTGAAAGCCAATACCTTCCCTATGCCTTAGCCGCATTACCTTATTTATTAACCTCTTTTGGTTATCACGGTAATGTTCCAGGATTAGTAAAATATTATAATAAAGATAGCCGTAGTGTTGTTAAAAGCCTAGTCTATGGTGCCACCATTACCGTGGTTATCTATATTTTATGGCAGTATGCTATTCAAGGAAATATTCCAAGAACGTCATTTATTGAAATAAGAGAAAACGGTAATAATATTGATGCATTACTGGCTCAAATGAATATTTCCACCAAAAGTAGTTTTATCTCTCAATTTTTGAACCTGTTTTCATATATGGCTCTAGCGAGTTCCTTTTTAGGCGTATCTTTAGGGTTATTTGATTTTATTGCTGACTTTTTCAAATTTGAAGATAATAAGTTTGGCCGCCTTAAATCTGTCGCAGTCACATTTTTACCACCAACAATTCTCGCGTTAATTTTCCCTAATGGGTTTATTTATGCGATTGGTTTTGCCGGGTTAGCAGCCACTATTTGGGCCGTTATTGTCCCTGCACTGATGGCGAAAGCAAGTCGTAAACGTTATCCAAACAACAGCTATAGAGCACCGGGGGGAAGCTTTATCATTGGCTTCGTGATCCTCTTTGGTTTAGTTAATGCGGTTGCTCATTTATTGTCATTGTCTGGCTTACTTCCTATCTATTAA
- the yeiP gene encoding elongation factor P-like protein YeiP, protein MAKANEIKRGLAINYNGKLLLVKDIDIQAPSARGASTLYKMRFTDIKTGQKVEERFKGDDILDTISLTRRGVSFSYIDGDEYVFMDNEDYTPYIFKKADIEEELLFIPEEGLPGMQVLTMDGQVLALELPQTVDMAIIETTPAIKGASASARTKPATMATGLTVQVPEYLTSGEKIRIHIAERRYMGRCD, encoded by the coding sequence ATGGCCAAGGCCAATGAAATCAAACGTGGTTTAGCAATCAACTACAACGGCAAATTATTACTTGTAAAAGACATTGATATTCAAGCACCTAGCGCTCGTGGTGCGAGTACATTATATAAAATGCGTTTTACTGATATCAAAACTGGCCAAAAAGTTGAAGAACGTTTCAAAGGCGATGATATTTTAGACACAATTTCGCTTACGCGCCGTGGAGTCAGTTTTTCTTATATTGATGGTGACGAGTATGTCTTTATGGATAATGAAGACTACACTCCCTACATTTTCAAAAAAGCAGATATTGAAGAAGAATTACTTTTTATTCCTGAAGAAGGGTTACCAGGAATGCAAGTGTTAACGATGGATGGGCAAGTTCTTGCTTTAGAGTTACCACAAACGGTTGATATGGCCATTATTGAGACAACACCTGCAATTAAAGGGGCGTCTGCCAGTGCACGAACTAAACCTGCAACGATGGCTACAGGGTTAACTGTCCAAGTTCCTGAGTATTTAACCAGTGGTGAGAAAATTCGTATTCATATCGCTGAGCGTCGTTATATGGGCCGTTGTGATTAA
- a CDS encoding YrbL family protein, giving the protein MNKNLDKKISLPSTNLIASGRQRACYQHPEHHDLCIKVHLNGRDDKETLREIRYYKRLYRKNFTTKTISHYYGTQQTDQGLGYVFQLIKDKTGNVSHTLDYYLKNKQLFLKHKKNMKVAYEQFKKNIYKEAITTMALKTYNIVYQLGYKPCGQFLIIDNLGSANLIPIDYFSTKIARSTLNRRFTDFEQRLYRDYNIKV; this is encoded by the coding sequence ATGAATAAAAATTTAGATAAAAAAATTTCATTACCCTCTACCAACTTGATCGCATCAGGCCGACAACGTGCTTGTTATCAGCATCCTGAGCATCATGACCTATGTATAAAAGTTCATCTAAATGGGAGAGACGACAAAGAAACCTTAAGAGAGATTCGCTATTACAAGCGTTTATATAGAAAAAACTTCACTACAAAAACAATTTCTCATTACTATGGCACCCAACAAACTGATCAAGGGCTGGGTTATGTATTCCAATTAATCAAAGATAAAACAGGAAATGTTTCACACACTTTAGATTATTACCTAAAAAACAAACAACTTTTTTTAAAACATAAAAAAAATATGAAAGTTGCTTACGAGCAATTTAAAAAAAACATATATAAAGAGGCTATCACCACGATGGCGCTAAAAACTTATAATATCGTTTACCAACTAGGTTATAAACCTTGTGGCCAATTTCTTATTATTGATAACCTGGGGTCTGCTAACTTAATCCCCATTGATTATTTTTCAACTAAAATAGCCCGTTCTACACTAAATCGTCGGTTTACCGATTTCGAACAACGGCTTTATCGTGACTATAATATTAAGGTATAG